From a single Paramisgurnus dabryanus chromosome 17, PD_genome_1.1, whole genome shotgun sequence genomic region:
- the plaat1l gene encoding phospholipase A and acyltransferase 1, translating to MGLHNSRPKLYPGDILEFPGNKYFSHFGVYYGERDGVPYVAHLTIRDSDTKLLLFGRALNSAVKLDPLDTVGKKYKVNNYLDEKHPPRDFYSHIKPEIDEIMTKPITFDILFNNSEHQATMLRYGVKKSEQIEKVYSTIVPTWKQLFEKKMV from the exons CATAACTCTCGTCCCAAGCTTTACCCCGGTGATATCCTTGAGTTTCCTGGCAACAagtatttttctcattttggAGTTTACTACGGTGAAAGGGACGGGGTGCCTTACGTAGCCCATTTGACAATTCGAG ATTCAGACACGAAACTCTTACTATTCGGCCGAGCTTTAAATTCTGCAGTGAAGTTAGACCCGCTTGATACGGTGGGGAAGAAATACAAGGTGAATAACTACTTGGATGAAAAGCACCCGCCACGAGATTTCTACTCTCACATTAAACCAGAGATTGATGAAATCATGACGAAACCCATCACATTTGACATCCTGTTTAACAACAGTGAACATCAGGCCACAATGTTACGATATGGGGTCAAAAAGTCAGAGCAG ATTGAGAAAGTCTATTCGACCATTGTTCCCACCTGGAAACAATTATTTGAGAAGAAAATGGTTTGA